GCTGGCCACCGACGTCATCCGGGTGCCCAAGGCGCACGACGCGCTGGCCCCGATCACGCTGTCGGTGCCGTTGCAGCTGTTCGCCTACCACCTGGCGCAGGCCCTCGGCCGGGACGTGGACCGGCCGCGCAACCTGGCCAAGAGCGTGACGGTCGAGTAGCCGCCCGGCGGGGTCCGCGCCCGATTCGCGACCGCGCGTCCCGGCGGACATGATGGATCGGTGGTGGACCCCGGGCTGTACCTCGCGTTCCTGCTCGCCGCCGTGGCGCTGTGCGCGACGCCCGGACCCGACGTGCTGTTCGTCGTCGCGGTCGGCGGGCGGGGCGGTCCGGTCACCGGGCTGCTCGCCGCCCTGGGGGTGGCGACCGGCGCGCTGGTGCACGTGGTCGCGGCGATGCTGGGGCTGTCCGCGCTGTTCGCGTCCCTGCCGACGCTGTACCACGTGCTGCGCTGGGTCGGTGCGGCGTACCTGCTGTACCTGGCGGTGAAGGCGTTCCGCGACCGCACGCCGCTCGGCGGCGGCGGCGGCGGCGAGGTCGGGCGCACCAGCCGGTGGCGGGCCTACGGGCAGGGCGCGGTGACGAACCTGCTCAACCCCAAGGTGATCCTGTTCAACATCGCGTTCCTGCCCCAGTTCGTCCGCCCCGAGGGCGACGTCCCGCTGCAGTTCCTGGTGCTCGGCCTGACCCTGGTGCTGGTCGGCCTGGCCGTCGACGCCACCGTCGGCCTGCTGGCCGGCCGCCTCGGCGCGGCGCTGCGCCGCAGCGCCCGGGTGGCGCGCGGGCTGAGCGTGTTCAGCGGCGCGGTGTTCGCCGGCCTGGCCGTGCGCCTGGTCGCGTCCCCGGACTAGCGGCGCTCACCACCGGATGTCGCTCAACGCGGCCAGCGGCGCGCGGTCGTCCAGCGACACCGGCAGCACCAGCGTGTCGGCCGCCGCCAACGCCGCCGGGAACGTGAAGCCGCACCGCTGCTCCACCTCGGCCAGCGCCACCTGGAACACCCGGAACTCGTCCAGTTCCAGCGACTCCAGGTGGTTCAGGTCCTGGGTCAGCACGAACGCCCGCGCCGTCAGCGCGCCGCCCGACACGAACGCGATCACCTTCCAGTACTCGCGCGGCAGCGCCACGCCCCGGAACACCCGGTCGTCCGGCCGGAACACCGGGCCACCGTAGACGCTCACCCGCAGGTCGTCCACGTCCGCGTCGGCCATGACGGCGTCCTCCAGCCGCCCCCACAGCCCCTGCCGCGCGCTCTGGTTGAAGTCGTCCATCTGCGGCGTGATGTTGGTGAAGTAGAACGAGTCCACGTTGGCCTTCTCGGCCACCGCCTTCGGCCCCCACAGCAGGTCAGCGCGGCGCGCCAGGTGGCCGCGGTCGAGCCGGTTGCCCCGGTACAGCTCGTCGCCGACCTGGAACTCCGCCGGCAGTCGCGGGTCGAGCACGAACGGGATGCCGGCGCGGTCGATCGACCGCAGCCCGCCGCCGTCGATGTTCCACGCCACCCAGAACGCGAACCGCCGGGACTTGCTCTGCGCCAGCGAGAAGTGCGTGTAGTCGATCACCGGGGAGCCGTTCAGCTCGACCGCGTCGGCCCGCGCCGCGTCGCCCAGCACCGGGACGCCCGCAGGCGTGCCGAGGAAGTCCTCGTCGAACCCGACCGCGACCGCCTCGACCCGCGCCGGGGGCCGCAGCGCCACGCCCAGCTTCTCGAACACCGAGCCGGGCAGGCACGCCAGCGCGTGCTCGTCCGCACTGGCGCCCGCCTCGCCCGCGAAGTGCAGGCCCGCCAGGGTCCGGCCGACCCGGCCGTTCGACGCCTTGAACACCCACGCCGCGCCGGAGTCGCCACCCGTGCTGATCTCGCCGCCGGGCGCGGGGCGCGCGGGGTCCGGCCCGATCTCGAAGCAGCCGATCTGCCGCTGCCCGACGCCGGGGCCGTAGTCGATCTTCACGAGGGTGTCGACGCGCCGGACCACGCCGTGCGTCACGCCGGTCGTCCGGCCGCTCTTGACCACCTTGTCGCCCAGTTCCGGCTCGCCGAGCTGGTCCGGGGTCACGCCCAGGTCGAGGACCGCCGCCTCGAACGCCCGGTCCTCGATGGTGGCGATGGCGCAGTCGCCCGCCGCGCCCAGGTGCGAGCGGACGAGCCGGCCGAGCCGGTTGCGGTCGGTGCGGTTGTCGTCGTGCACGCCGGGCTGCACCACGTCGTCGCCCAGCGCGCCGGTCGGCCCGTGCAGGACGTGCCAGTTGCTCAGCGCGTACGGGGTGCCGTCGACCCGGTCGTACACGACGCAGCCGAACGTGCCCGCGGACACCCGCACGTGGCCGACGCTGACGCCCGGCACGACGGGGTCGACGCGCGTCTTGCGCACGTCACCGGCCGTCTCCTCCACCACCCGGAAGTCGACGCGGTAGTCGCGCTGCAGCACGTCGGTGGGCACGGCGACGCCGTCCACCTCGATCGCCTCCGGCAGCGGCGCGGTGCCGAGCGCGCGCAACGCCTCCGGCTCGGCCTTCTGCCGGACGGTGAACTGGATGGCGACCTCGTTCGTCGGCCTGCCGTCGACGACCTTGTGGCCGATGCCGATCGAGGAGACGTTCGGGTCGCGCAGGTAGTCGGCGCCCCTGGTCCGCACGAACCGCCGCAACGACGCCTGCAGACCGTTCTTCTTCTTGACCATGAGCGCCAACCCCCTGTGTGCGCACGTCGGTGGCCTTGCTGTCGCGTTCCCCGATCAGGCGTTAGCCCTTGACACTTCCGTTCACCCGTTCGGCGCAATGTTCGGCCACCGAATGCAGTCTCCACCGCTGAGACGGCTGAAAGTTGACCACCGGGCGACTGATCGTTGAACTCTGATCGGCCCTGTCGCGGCAGGCCGCGGTCGTGCTGTGGTTCAAGTCCCTGCACAACTTGGAGGAAGCCGTGAAGATCGGACGAGTGGCGGTGACGGCCGGACTGCTGGCCGGACTGGTCACCGGGATGGCGGGCACGCCCGCGCAAGCCGCTCCGGTGCTGCACCAAGGACATCCGGACGCCGTGGCGGGCAGTTACATCGTGGTGTTGAAGCGGCACGAGGACCTGGCCTCGGCCCGGTCCGCCACGCCGGGCGTGA
This genomic window from Saccharothrix sp. HUAS TT1 contains:
- a CDS encoding LysE family translocator yields the protein MVDPGLYLAFLLAAVALCATPGPDVLFVVAVGGRGGPVTGLLAALGVATGALVHVVAAMLGLSALFASLPTLYHVLRWVGAAYLLYLAVKAFRDRTPLGGGGGGEVGRTSRWRAYGQGAVTNLLNPKVILFNIAFLPQFVRPEGDVPLQFLVLGLTLVLVGLAVDATVGLLAGRLGAALRRSARVARGLSVFSGAVFAGLAVRLVASPD
- a CDS encoding DNA/RNA non-specific endonuclease, coding for MVKKKNGLQASLRRFVRTRGADYLRDPNVSSIGIGHKVVDGRPTNEVAIQFTVRQKAEPEALRALGTAPLPEAIEVDGVAVPTDVLQRDYRVDFRVVEETAGDVRKTRVDPVVPGVSVGHVRVSAGTFGCVVYDRVDGTPYALSNWHVLHGPTGALGDDVVQPGVHDDNRTDRNRLGRLVRSHLGAAGDCAIATIEDRAFEAAVLDLGVTPDQLGEPELGDKVVKSGRTTGVTHGVVRRVDTLVKIDYGPGVGQRQIGCFEIGPDPARPAPGGEISTGGDSGAAWVFKASNGRVGRTLAGLHFAGEAGASADEHALACLPGSVFEKLGVALRPPARVEAVAVGFDEDFLGTPAGVPVLGDAARADAVELNGSPVIDYTHFSLAQSKSRRFAFWVAWNIDGGGLRSIDRAGIPFVLDPRLPAEFQVGDELYRGNRLDRGHLARRADLLWGPKAVAEKANVDSFYFTNITPQMDDFNQSARQGLWGRLEDAVMADADVDDLRVSVYGGPVFRPDDRVFRGVALPREYWKVIAFVSGGALTARAFVLTQDLNHLESLELDEFRVFQVALAEVEQRCGFTFPAALAAADTLVLPVSLDDRAPLAALSDIRW